TGAAACGTGAGGAACAATGTGATAAAATGTTTAGGGAaaatgcctttttattttttaatacacatgAAGTCAAACATGTTATAGGAAAGTATTTCCActgatagaattttttttttttgggacttaATTTCCACTAATAGAGTTTGACCCCATAATCTTATGTAATGATAGTAAAGAATATGAATAAGTAGTGcttcattttaaattatagaaCAAATTATAGGAGTATTTTAACTCTTTTATAGTAGTGAGTTTCATataactcaactgataaagtttcTGACAATTTAATAggagatctgagattcaatctttgtctacactaaaaattgattggtgttttactctgatgataaagagttatcataaAGAGCAGACGcaatagattgaaactctcttaaaaaaaaaaaaaactctcttagTTTAAGTGCATGTTTGGTAAACTGTAATAATAATTACATAagaatatgaatatatattacaataaatacAAGACGTTGTAATGTAGtacttataattattaaattgtttGGAGACAATGCAAAAATAGAACGACAATGGAATGAAagtattttaaaacaaatttaagatatattttagaaaatatcttactcatataattattttttctaaaaaataataatttttaaatttgaaagagggattaattattttttatgttctaaaatttttataattgttatgtgcatatgaaaattttgtttatttagaaatatattaattttagaaattaaatacatctactaaggaataactattacatccCTTTCAgagatgaatagttattctgcattttaaaaaatagctattcacaaggaataactattccttgtaataaaaatataaccaaattaCTGAATAACTAAATCAtatgaataactattatattacagtatctattacagtctaccaaacataccaaaaatgtatttaaaatttaatttcaaagtttcaaattaaatcttatatttctaaagtcattctatttctttttagaataaaaaagcCTGAATTTAAATCATATATCAATTTATGGTCATTGGTGAcatcacaaataaaaaattctataatatGATGATATGGTTATTTAaatatttacccaaaaaaaaaagaagaagatatggtTATTTAAACAAGCGTGTCTTTTCACCTCCGGCCAGAGATGCTTTGTACTCTGATTCTTGTCGTATTTCTCTTTGATGAATAAATTGATTccagtttctaaaaaaaaaaaaaaaaaaagcgtgtCCTTTATATATCaacattatttctatcaaaGTCGCACAACTTCGTTTTATTTGAAgctttttaaaaagtttgtgGCTGTCGACGTCGGTTGGTTTGACTTGGTCAACAAATTTGACCAACTTCAAGGCCCATAACTTGGTAAATAAAATACTTACTTATCACACGCATTTTCGTGTATACGATGaggtttatttttttgggagggggggttttacacattttactcatggcattattttttatataaatttcatcATACTATTTAAAGGTGTATAGACCGAGCtcttgaaaatgaaagaaatgaatACACTAAACCAAATCAacatgtatataaatataaacacaatcACATTGGTGGTAATGATTTCTCtacaacattttattttagaaccAAATGaactaataaaatgaaatataataataataataataataataatgaaaaaaaaaaagataacaacttgcCCAGACGTACCCCAATTCCTCACAATCCCAATTCCTCAAAATCTCATCTTTATTTCTGGTATAAGAAACATACCTTTTTGAAAAGAAAGACAGTGatgaagtgaggaaaaaaatttgtggagatCAAAGGAACTAAGAAAATAGACTtgagaaagagataaagagtggttctctctctctcagtcactcTCACCTCTCTGTCTCAATGCCTCCGACCCACGCCTCCATCGGCCTCAACGTCATCAGCCCAAGCCAACCCAAGCCCAAGCCGCCAATTCACATCTTCGACCCACGCCTCCGCCCAGTCCTCCATCTCAACGCTCACCCAACGCTGATCAGACCATTGCTTTGGTTTTCCGCCGATCAGACCCATCTGCCTCAGACCCACTTCTCTTCTATCGATCAAACCCATCCGCCTCAGACCCGCTTCTCTTTCGCCGATCAGACCCACGCCTCCACCCAGTCCTCCATCTCAACGCTCACCCAATGTTGATTAGACCATTGCTTTGATTTTCCGCCGATCAGACCCACGCTGACACTATCCTCCTCATTGAAGCCCAGCTCtgtgattggtgattttttattttgtttgtgattggtgattttgtttAGTCTGGGttgaggaaaaagattggagatttcggttggtggttttttttttttttttttttttttcctgctgtggactggtggtggtggtggtggttgtggctgatAGTTGAGGTGGTTGTAGTTGGTGCTATGGATGTTTTTTGGGTagtaggatatattattttattataggggatatattattttattgtgttgaaaattaaaatagattcACTGTTGTAGTATATGTgcaagtaaaatagataaagtaactttagGTGAaactaaaaagttaaatttttagcTTCACTGTTGTGAATGTTCTAACTGTTGAGgagttttagaatttaaatgCTAAATACTACCAACATATGACATAGGACATTTAcactgtggatgctcttatgcCAATTGAGGCGTGATATTAAAAAATCCAGatcattctttgttttttggatcAGAGTCCAGTTCATTCTTAAAGACCTAGCTGTTGCCACTTGCCTGTACTAACAAATGAGCAAAAAGTTCCCTTCATATTAAAGACACTATGAACTCCATCATTAATTGTTCAAAAACGTACTGTAGGTCATAATAAAAGCGACTGTGCCTTCTCGCTGAGTCGCTGACCCACTGAACTTGGTGTAAATTTTTAGAGGAACCTTGTTTTCACtgtatttttaaacaaattttgagAAACGCGGTTTTAACagtatttttaaacaaattttaagtgttaattaagttgttattggtatataaaaaataattttaataataaatttaaattaagttTGTGTTTGGTAATacttatttttgtcaatttattttattatttaacttatttttattactatttatgggtttattgcactttttggtactattcatgagtcttattgtactatttcaactaatttttacctttatcaacagtactttcagcaaaaagatttgagtttcaacaaaataagcagatttcaaacagaccctaaaactaataatagtttataaaataagatctattatgaaaatattgtggcaGAGTAATCGCATAAGATTGTGCATAattttgcaaaatacaaaaagttgtcaattttacacattttgagcaaaaaaaatcCACTTCAGTAGgtgtaaaattatgcataaatgCATATGTgttacagtaaccgtgcatatatgcacagttACTATAGCTCGTGCATctaatattttagtattttttggtaatgttgggtttgtgagagagaggaatagtgagtgaggaaataataaaaaattataaaataatgaatatctAATTGaatagatgtgtaaaatagatagaCTGACGTggatattttataaaaatgaatttgtaaaacagaaaaaatagtatttttttatacaaaatagatgGAAAGTTTGCCTGAGCTGCCGTAGTTGCTAAGTAAAACAAGTAGATATACTAATCACTTTGGtcttaaaataaaacaagtagatatctttttttgataataaaaataagtagatATCTTATTACTTCATTTGGGGGGAGTTTTTAACAAATAAGCAGTGCGTCGTTGATTCTTACCAGTTCCGGATTATACTGAATACGATAATGACAAGTAGATATACTAATCACTTTGGtcttaaaataaaacaagtagatatctttttttgataataaaaacaAGTAGATATCTTATTACTACATTTGGGAGGAGTTTTTAACAAATAAGCAGTGCGTCGTTGATTCTTACCAGTTCCGGATCATACTGAATACGATAATGACAGTGGAGTATATAATACTAGCGAAGAGCGAATATTACTCCAATTAAAGATTTGGTAGCGTGtatcaaaaaagagatttgataGCATGCCAGGTCAACAAAAAGGTAAAAGATATTTTCCGAAATGGGATCCATCTTTCCCAAAATACCGATCCCATGTTCCTCTCCAAAAGCTGATAACTGTCCCTGtacacatctctctctctagtctctactTACAATaccaaaattactaaaaagaCACTCCATCCATCCCCACAGCCACAGTACCTTGTCATTTCATTTCTATAGCTATCTTTAGCTTTTAGCTTATAGCTTCAAGctcattttgtatttttagggtttctttctttcaacaaccggagagagagagagagagagagagagaaaaatggtgAGCCCTGGATCGCGACGAATCGGAGAGACCGTGCCCTGCGATTTCTGCAGTGAGCAAATCGCGGTTCTCTACTGTAGAGCCGACTCGGCCAAGCTCTGCTTGTTCTGTGACCAGCACGTTCACTCGGCGAATCTTCTTTCGCGGAAGCATCTCCGGTCACAGATCTGCGATAACTGTAGCTCCGAACCGGTTTCGGTTCGGTGCTCCACGGATAACCTCGTGCTTTGCCAGGAGTGTGATTTGGACGCTCACGGTAGTTGCTCTGTGTCGGCCTCGCACGATCGGAGCCCAATCGAAGGCTTCTCTGGCTGCCCCTCAGCTCTCGACCTCGCTTCCCTTTGGGGCTTAGATCTCGATGATAAGAAGGCGAATCAATCCGCGCCGTCCATCCAGGACTGGTGCGGCGGCGGCGGTCAAGATTTGTTCGTGCCTTCGTCGGCGTGGATGTTCAACAACGACTATAACAACAACAGCAAATCGAGCGCGGGATTGTGTTATCAGGACTTGATTGTTCCCAACAACAGCAGCAGCGGCGGCGCGCTTCTCGGCGGGAATTGCGGGGGGATCGTAACCGCTTCGAAGAGCTGCGGGAAGCAGAGGCACGTGATTTATAAGCAGCTGGTGGAGCTTTTCAAGAGGGATTTACCTTGTGGTGGTGGCGATAACGGAGGAGTTGACGGCGGCGATGATGATCATGGAGTTGTGGGTTCCGCTAATAGTGGTGGTGTTGTTCAAGTTCAACAATCGGTGCAGCAGCAGCAACATCAAACAGTGCCGTTTACGACTTTGCTTACGATGCCAACGACGTCGCACGTGGATTTGAAGGAAACCGATCATCGCACTGTGAATCGGGATATGCTGTGGGATTGTGATCACAATGCTCAGAGTACTCAGGTAATGTTTcgaatctatttatatatatatatatatatatatatgaaaaaaaaattgtttatttatttgattggttATTGTGATTCTTGCTAAAACATAAGGAATATGCTAGACTTGTGGCCATGGTTGACTTTTGAAGACTTTAGCTTCTGAGGTTTTtgctaatgaaattttctttaaaacgTTACCTGAAACTTCAGGACAAGTATGCCCTTTGAGTGCCGATTTTGAAACTTCAAAGGGGTGGTCTAGTGGTTCCCACTTCCCAAGACCTCATGAGATCCATGGGGGAAGAGATTCCTTCATGTGATCATATGTGTGGGACAGGGAATAGTCAGGTGCTCGAGGAGCTTTGGACACTCACGATAACAATTTGAATCTGGGTATGGACTAAAAATTTAGGTGCCGTTTGGTATGAGATTTTGagcaacaattttcagtttttaaacaacattatacgtaTTATCACACAATTTTTCGCTCACACgtacacgtattttcaaaaatcacaaacaacGTTTCTAGAATAACGTTACAAAACAAGCTCTTAGTATTTTACAAATCTAAAGGTGTAGTTAATTAAAATCAGTTCTCATTCTTTATTAAATGgaattagattttaaatgatGATGTGCTATGTAAACCTTTATATTTGTGCAAAATTAGATATTCTCAATGAAATTGACCATGATTATGTAACTGGGGAAAAAGCATTCATCATGGTGAACCAAATTGTCTCTCATGGTTGAAGTACCTGTAATTGCTTTGTTGCTTATATTTGCTagagctttttgttttttgctttttgggaaTTCAGAACTTTTGTTGGTTAGTCTTCAAATTGTTATTGAAACTTAAAGCTTTCTTTGGTTTCCCCCAAGGTCATATATGTATTCTTGATGCTtcctatttatttgttttgagttACTAATTGTTTAATTATGATGGTATGAAAACACCAGTTGTGTGCCCAAAATGATTTTACCCTAACTTGCTGTTCTCTTGTAGATATGGGATTTTAATCTAGGACGGTTGAGAGGTCATGAAGAATCTGGTACACTGGAAGTTGCCTATGGTGGAAATGAGGCAGGctttatgataaaaaatattgGTGAACTCTTGAAAGAATCCTCTTTGGCTAATGCAAAAATGTTGGGAGATATGTACCCAATGAATTGCCCTGTTACACATGATGACATGGCATTTAATGTAAGTCATTCTGATGGcgttaatatttaaattataatgaatCTGTTTtagggggatttttttttttgggttggggggGGGAGTGAGGTGTTCTAGGCTGATTTGTTCAGTcacttttttttggatgaatgagTAATTTCATTTCCAAGGATAAGAAAAACAGATAGAAGATAGAAGTACAATCAGAATAGCAGGCAGCATTCAGCTGCAAACTACAATCCTATTCAAATCAACAAAACAGATCATACAACTTATTTGGCACCTCTAAACAAAGCACTCTTTTACATTTAcataaaaattgacaaaattataCCCCATTGACCACACAGGACATGTTTAGTATAGAATTGATGATCTTGCACACTCTAGCCCTTGCTCTCATTTCATCTTTAATCAATCTGACAATCACACCTTTCATTCAAGAGAAGTGCATGTGATAATCTTTCATCTTATTTTGTTTACATTCCGTGATTCAATCCAGTGTATGTGGAATGAAGGAATATAATCCAGtttcaaaaggaaaatggaGGAGGTGGCGGATCAATCATTGTATTGAATGGCTCGTATCATTTCCATGTtttgtgtgaagaaatgctATTTTTGCGTATGAACAAATTGATTGAGAGTAATAAATTAACAAAAGGTATCTTGTTGGTAGACTATTTATGTGGTTTATTATTGTCATATTTCCCACATTTTTCAGACATTAAGGTTTGTGGGAAGAACATGATTTGGTAGATTGATTGGTATAGCTTAATTAAATTGCATCAACCTCCAGATATATTACTGCACTGTCTACTTCATATTCCTGTTTGAAATGTTGCTGTACTAAGACAAGGGGCCTTCATAGAGTATTTACAAGTCTTACTTGGATATGCAGAACAACTCAAATAACCCAACAGCAAGCCAGGGGCCGGCAACATCTGAAAGCAACAACCTACCTGTAGGAAGGTCAGAATCAGTTTCAGCATTTGGTAAAGCAAGAGGTTCCAGTGGCTCCAAAGACATCCACTATGTGGAGCAACCGTTTCTTGTGAGAGTTGATTCTGTGCAAACAGCAGCTACAACCAAGGCTGACATGGAGCTGTTGGCACAGAACAGAGGCAATGCCATGCAGCGTtacaaggagaagaagaaaacccGAAGGTATGCATTCATTTGGTTGTTTTCTTCTCCATCTTCTTTCGCTActattttctcaaataaaacattttctgAACATTTGAACTATTACATGGATAGATATGATAAGCACATAAGGTACGAGTCAAGAAAAGCAAGAGCTGATACCAGGAAGCGAGTGAAGGGTCGATTTGTGAAGGCTAGTGAAGCTCCTGATGGTTGTTAAAAGTCCACGCTGAGATGCTTCTCCTTGCCCATTGTCTGTAGATATATCTCATAATCCTCCCTCAGTAAATGTATAATTCTGCAGTCAATTTTCTTGCATTAacgactctctctctcttatgaaAACGTACAAACTGTATGCACGTGCATGAATTCCTCCCTGCTTTTACCCGactcttttataaaaaaaaactagcctctaagcatgTGCTTTGCAcgtgcttagaggctcttctaatttttcttttctttatataaaacaaaactttCTTATATACAAATTCAGGGTTGATGCATTATCTGGTCACCATAATTCCTAAGGGAGTGATGATATGTagcatgaaaattttatttcattcacAATCGTATAAATCTCATCACTCCTAGGAATTATGGTGATTAGATAATGAATCAACCCTGAATTtgtatataagaaaattttgatcttcaggaaaaaataaataaataaaaatagaagagtctttGAGCATGCACAATATGCGTGCTTAGAGGttagtatttttaattgaaattctcGATACTCTCATAACCTAATACAATAActaaaacaacaataaaaacgTAATAATGTCAAAGTATAGACGTTGCACATCCACAACACTAAAAGTGAGCTCGCATCACTCAGTCATTAACCAACATGAAAATTATCTAATTTTTCATGCTACATATCATCATACTCCTAGGAATTATGGTGTTCATATAATGCATCAATTCTAAATTAGTATATaagaaatttttgttctttaggaaaaaaaaaagccactaAACATGCATAATGTGCATGCTTAAAGGTTAGTATTTTTAATTGCAAATCTCAAtactttaataatataatacaataaCTAATACAACAATGGAAACGTAATGATGTCAAGGTATGGACATCATACATCTACAACCCTAAAAGTGAGCGCGCAACACTCATTAACTAACATGaaaattatctaattttttcaaagatttttaCTCTAAACAatctatataaaagaaatagtgATATAATACTTTTGAGATCATCTTCAATTCTTCAATAAGCTCtagaaaaattttaagatttattatgaaaaaaaaaaattcagagcctattatcaaccaaatctttttccaaatcaattaaattcttaaaagaattgaaaaataaaagaatgaattggaattgaaatttgagaatGCACTTAGATTTGGGGTATAAATTAGACAGGATTAAAATAAAGTAGAATAAAGGGAGAGATACATAACTAACTTTTTCTATTATCTTAATGGTAATAGAAGGTTTCTTTACAACTTTTAATGAGAAAAGCTAATAGATTTCATAACCAAATATCAATATTTAAGTGTAATATCCGACCTAAGATGAAATTATGCCATAAATAATCTAGGAAAAACTTAACAGAGAAAAATAAATCCgaacccaaaacataaaaaaacaaataaatttaattagaacaTCATATGTAAGCTTCATTAATCCAGTGAAACCACACTCAACAGTTGCTTCCCTACATACATTCCAATGATAGTAGAAAAAGATGTTAAATCAATCTGACAAAATTCTATTTAgacttgaaaggaaaaaaaaaaaaagtcttcaaaatcaaaaattgaatttcattaaaaataaaaataaaaataaaaataaaaataaaaatagtctaggaaaaaagaaaaagaaaaaaaaaagcaccttgaaagtcctaactaagccaaaagaaacaaattttcaaattaacaaatctataTCCTCAGGCAAGTCTtccaaccatactcatttcaaatCTGTATCCTAAGGCAAGTCTTTCATCCGCTGGTTGTTTTTGATGCTCCTTGAGCAGCTTTCTAATAATATTCAgtctagtttctcaaaaaaaataataaatatcaaatcTAAAATTCAACTAAACTGAGAAttccaaactattttttttaataaaaaaaggtacATTTTTCTTGCCTTTCATCACAAAATTTGTGCCACCTTTGCTCCCAAAGATGACACCTGTGatattaaaatgatatataaaCAATGAAGAAAGACATCAGAACCCATTATCAACCAAATCCTTGCTTACCTAATCAATTAAAATTCTTTAGTAtatgtaaaactaaaaaaaaaaagaaagaaggaaaactCACCTAGATTTAGAGAACTTAGATTTGGAGTGTGAAATCAAATggattgaaaataaagtagaataacgagagagagagagatatgagagTAATAAGTGTGGGAGTTTTTATTGACAAAAATGATCCAATCAGTGATAACTGTTTTAAACGTGGAGTTCTCCATGGAATTgtattgattttaaattttgaattttggggaAAAGTTGATGGTTGGTGAGgagttgtaattttatttttcttaaaaattatcCTGTCCATTGTTGTGATAATGGATAAGAATgagttctttttaaaaaaatttaaagtaattgaaatatttgaattcaaatagaaatagaaaattcttctcaaaaaaaaaaaaaagaaatagaataaagcaaacatttgaataaaatagtaGTAACCATTTTTTCTGGGTAGTGGGTTTTCAGTGGAGTTAAGTTATCCGAAAATGTTGGTAGTGATAGCTGATAAGGATTAAAGAGATCATGATAGAGAACATGATAAGAAATACTAGAAATTTGAAATTCGAAAATTTGCAGTAATTTAGGAAATGTTTAGTAGTTGTAGTCTTGCATTGTGTAGAGTGTAGTTTAGACAACTTTAATTGGATAATTTAGATATACTTAgagtccatttggattgaacttattgttgctgaaactgaaaactaaaaacactgtaacaaaataatttttaaatgtgtgaatagtgtcgtgggacccatttttaatattttttttttgaataaagtggCTGTGGGTCTATGAACAGTATTGCTACAGTATATGAACAGTACTGCTATAGTGATAATTGTCCCCTGCCTTTCAGCAAAACGcgtgaaatgaaaaaaaaaaaaaaaaaaaagaaggaacgCAAACGCAGGTTTCAACGCAATCCAAATGGCACCTTAAAAGTtacacaaattcaaaaaaaaaaaaaaaaaatcattctaaaaaaaaaaatttagtagcTGTTTAGTAGTGATAGACGTGTagatgaattttaaaaattggatgTATTTAGTGCAAATGCAGTTAGAAATAGATAATTGTGGTTAaccttttaataaaattaaaaacctttttttttttttttttttagaaagaataaaattaaaaacctaataAGAGAGTGATTGATGTTTTGAAATTTAGTATTTGATGTTGTtgaccttatttttttttaaaaaaaaaaactcactatCTATTCATGAGGTGATCATGGttataatttcttaaaatatttgtaaGAGATGTTATTGGATAtttgatgagggtatttttgatttaaaaaaagtcTAGTTGAAGGAGGGGGATTCTCTTATAGAtagtataaatttaaaaaagaaattgtttctgttTTTACACAAAAAAGAGACTCAATGCACAATATGGTTTAGTGGCCAAGACACTGGAGACAAAGCCAGGATGTTGATTGaccccgggggggggggggggggtaataaaaaattgaaaattcactTAATAACAACATTTGAAATGTTtgagaatttttgaaaattggaaTATTAACCGATGGAGGCTCAAGTTAGAAAGGCTCGGCCATAATGGTCGTCCATAATCAAACCATGTCTAGAAAGCTTTGTGAAGAAAGAAGTCTAGGGAGAGCGTCATAAGTGGAAATACAACTCCTTCATAGGTAACAAAGTCATCTAATTTCAAGACGGTCGTCCATGACCTAAGGGCATGGACGACTAGAGGACACTTAGTGAATTCTACAAGAACTTCTTAAAAGGCTTCATGTAATCAGACCATGATGCACTACTCCTAAAACGTGGAGAGGACTCACCATAATCCGCTCAACGTACCCCATTTTCTTCATTAACCACACACATCACTCATGATGGTGGTGGATCCGAACAAGTAGACCCACTtctaactctctataaaagAAGCAAGTCTCATTCACCCAAGGTAAGTTCTATTATTCACAATTTCCTATCCTTgtgttctagagagaaaactgacttAACCATTGGAGGGTCCTTGGCTGGGTTACACCGGTCACCCTTGAcagttctttcttttcttttcaagatcaaaaagCCACCACTATAGTCCTAAGCATTCCAGCCTACTGATTTTTGTGCATCATTagttggcgccgtttgtggagAAAGTAGTGAGGAAAATGTTTCTAAGTGTTAACTTCTTTGTTTTCCAAGACAAAAAGGCTGCATGGTTCGGACTAGGTCGATGGCCACCAGTCTAGGACACCAGGAGAGTGGAAACGCCTCCAATCACCCAAATCGTGCACCAGCACCCTTGATGACCGTCTAAAACAGTTGTAGTCCATGGCAGTTGCGATGGCAGAATTGACGCAATAGAACCAAGAGTTAACTAGAGAAGTTAATAGACAACATCAAAAACGACGTGGTGAAGAACGGGgccaaaatttagaaaatgaagGGGTTGAGAACAATGCAGAAGGAGATCAGTCCAAAGGTACTGTTACTCGTAGGGTACCACATTTGGAAAGGGAGATGGACCAGATGAAAAGAGACATGGAAGAGATGAAGGATTCCATGAGGAAAGCAAATCACGTGGATGACCTTGTCCATAGGACTAATTCCCCCTTCATTGCATCCATCATAAGTCATTCCTTACCTACCAAGTTCAAAATGCCTACCCTGAACTCATATGATGGGATGCGTGATCCTTGTGATCACATTGCCACGTTCAAGACAACTATGCATCTCTAAGGTATTTTAGACAAAATCATGTATAGAACCTTTCCTATCATGTTGAAAGGCCCAACCAGAGTATGGTTTGGTAAGCTACCACCAAACACCATAACCTCATTCTAGGAGTTAAGTAAGTTGTTCGTCAACAACTTTGTAGGGGGAAAAAGGCCGAAGCATTCCTCGCCTAGCTTGTTAAATATAGAACAAGGAGAAAACAAAAGTCTACATACTTTCATTAGCTGTTTTAACAAAGAAGGCCTATTGGTGGG
This genomic stretch from Quercus lobata isolate SW786 chromosome 3, ValleyOak3.0 Primary Assembly, whole genome shotgun sequence harbors:
- the LOC115982113 gene encoding zinc finger protein CONSTANS-LIKE 15-like, coding for MVSPGSRRIGETVPCDFCSEQIAVLYCRADSAKLCLFCDQHVHSANLLSRKHLRSQICDNCSSEPVSVRCSTDNLVLCQECDLDAHGSCSVSASHDRSPIEGFSGCPSALDLASLWGLDLDDKKANQSAPSIQDWCGGGGQDLFVPSSAWMFNNDYNNNSKSSAGLCYQDLIVPNNSSSGGALLGGNCGGIVTASKSCGKQRHVIYKQLVELFKRDLPCGGGDNGGVDGGDDDHGVVGSANSGGVVQVQQSVQQQQHQTVPFTTLLTMPTTSHVDLKETDHRTVNRDMLWDCDHNAQSTQIWDFNLGRLRGHEESGTLEVAYGGNEAGFMIKNIGELLKESSLANAKMLGDMYPMNCPVTHDDMAFNNNSNNPTASQGPATSESNNLPVGRSESVSAFGKARGSSGSKDIHYVEQPFLVRVDSVQTAATTKADMELLAQNRGNAMQRYKEKKKTRRYDKHIRYESRKARADTRKRVKGRFVKASEAPDGC